One genomic region from Leptolyngbyaceae cyanobacterium JSC-12 encodes:
- a CDS encoding alanine-alpha-ketoisovalerate (or valine-pyruvate) aminotransferase (IMG reference gene:2510094556~PFAM: Aminotransferase class I and II) yields the protein MLIFKYFEAMKPVLSRIGDDMSSLTGVRAIMKDIIETLRAGTGQEFINLSAGNPLILPEVEQLWRECTADLLASPEYGEVVCRYGASQGYQPLLEAIATDFNQRYGLNLSDRNVLITPGSQSLYFYAANTFGGLTTSGELRKIVLPLSPDYTGYGGVTLTTEALVAYKPTLDIDPTAHRFKYRPDFSQLEINEQTGCVIFSRPCNPTGNVLTDEEVRKIASMAATYDAPVLIDSAYAPPFPALNFTDMAPLFGGNILHCMSLSKAGLPGERIGIAIGDETLIQILESFQTNLCIHSPRYGQAIAARAIASGALANLSTNVIRPFYQRKLQIIEAALDHAMPDDVPWYLHRGEGAIFCWLWLDQLPITDWEIYQKLKQVGVIVVPGSTFFPGLREAWVHKHQCLRISLTGSDKELEIGMKRLADVVKQVY from the coding sequence ATGTTGATTTTTAAGTATTTTGAGGCTATGAAACCTGTTCTCAGTCGAATTGGCGATGATATGTCGAGCCTGACGGGTGTGCGGGCGATTATGAAAGACATTATCGAAACTCTCCGTGCTGGAACAGGACAGGAATTTATTAATTTAAGTGCCGGAAATCCATTGATCTTGCCAGAGGTTGAACAACTCTGGCGAGAGTGTACTGCTGATTTGTTGGCAAGTCCGGAGTATGGAGAGGTGGTGTGTCGGTACGGAGCGAGTCAGGGATACCAACCATTACTGGAGGCGATCGCGACCGATTTTAACCAACGCTACGGGCTGAACCTTAGCGATCGCAATGTGTTGATCACCCCCGGTAGCCAAAGCCTCTATTTTTATGCTGCTAATACCTTTGGGGGACTAACAACAAGTGGCGAACTCAGAAAAATCGTGTTACCCCTGAGTCCAGATTACACAGGATATGGCGGTGTGACGCTGACGACTGAGGCACTAGTTGCCTACAAACCCACCCTGGATATTGATCCAACTGCGCATCGGTTTAAATATCGCCCCGACTTCAGCCAACTAGAAATTAACGAACAAACGGGCTGTGTAATCTTCTCGCGTCCCTGTAATCCCACAGGCAATGTGCTGACGGATGAAGAGGTGCGCAAGATTGCCAGTATGGCAGCCACCTATGATGCTCCAGTTTTGATTGATTCTGCCTATGCACCACCATTTCCAGCACTTAACTTTACGGACATGGCACCATTGTTTGGTGGCAATATTTTGCACTGTATGAGCTTGTCGAAGGCTGGATTGCCTGGAGAGCGGATTGGGATCGCAATTGGTGATGAGACGTTGATTCAAATCCTGGAAAGTTTTCAAACCAATCTGTGTATCCATTCGCCTCGCTACGGACAGGCGATAGCGGCTCGGGCGATCGCATCTGGGGCCCTGGCAAATCTCTCCACTAATGTCATTCGTCCCTTCTACCAAAGGAAGTTGCAAATTATAGAAGCAGCCCTAGATCATGCTATGCCGGATGATGTGCCCTGGTACTTGCATCGAGGCGAAGGTGCAATTTTTTGTTGGCTCTGGCTGGATCAACTTCCCATAACCGACTGGGAAATTTATCAGAAGCTCAAGCAGGTGGGAGTCATTGTGGTGCCAGGCAGTACCTTTTTCCCAGGCTTGCGAGAAGCCTGGGTGCATAAACATCAATGTCTGCGCATTAGCCTGACAGGAAGTGATAAGGAATTGGAAATCGGCATGAAGCGCCTGGCAGACGTGGTGAAACAAGTTTATTAA
- a CDS encoding Protein of unknown function (DUF1092) (IMG reference gene:2510094554~PFAM: Protein of unknown function (DUF1092)), with the protein MSVWEVDCYRRPLQDEAGNPLWELVVCDTEGAFTWTALCQQAQINADWVAAQIRDLVRDRPLPQIIHVFRPQTLHLLEPVCTQLGISIEPTRHTPYLKTYLQELATQYPNYPGYTGQLYDPLALDQSPPLPLDATLLGNHWQFATLAAGDIADAFTGRMIPILEMPEFLLPLNLGLASMVPVPGVVIEAGRRSLRLAQWLKQTRPVALNYIPGSPNGLVLQAGLVDRWIIATFEDPHVAASATEFEQRKIASRGLHFLLVQPDDSGMTYSGFWLLQAEQPLDQST; encoded by the coding sequence ATGTCTGTCTGGGAAGTTGATTGTTATCGTCGCCCGCTTCAGGATGAAGCGGGTAATCCTTTATGGGAACTGGTGGTATGTGATACAGAGGGAGCTTTTACCTGGACTGCTCTTTGTCAGCAGGCACAGATCAACGCTGACTGGGTTGCTGCTCAGATCCGTGATTTAGTACGCGATCGCCCCCTACCGCAAATCATCCACGTCTTTCGTCCGCAAACCCTCCACTTACTGGAACCTGTCTGCACTCAGCTAGGAATCTCGATAGAACCAACTCGCCACACCCCCTACTTAAAAACCTATTTACAGGAACTTGCTACCCAATATCCCAATTATCCTGGCTACACGGGACAACTTTATGATCCACTCGCTCTCGACCAATCTCCCCCGTTGCCACTGGATGCAACCCTGCTGGGCAACCATTGGCAATTTGCGACTTTAGCCGCAGGAGATATTGCTGATGCCTTTACTGGGCGCATGATTCCGATTTTGGAAATGCCAGAATTTCTACTACCGCTTAACCTGGGGCTGGCTTCAATGGTGCCTGTTCCAGGTGTGGTGATCGAGGCAGGGCGGCGATCGCTACGCCTGGCTCAGTGGCTAAAACAGACTCGTCCTGTAGCACTCAATTACATTCCAGGTTCCCCTAATGGCTTAGTTTTGCAGGCTGGATTAGTTGATCGCTGGATCATCGCCACCTTTGAAGATCCGCACGTGGCAGCCTCTGCAACCGAATTTGAACAGCGAAAGATTGCGAGTCGAGGACTTCATTTTTTACTTGTACAACCCGATGATTCTGGGATGACCTATAGCGGATTCTGGCTTTTACAAGCAGAGCAGCCTTTAGACCAGTCCACTTAA
- a CDS encoding 16S rRNA processing protein RimM (IMG reference gene:2510094557~PFAM: PRC-barrel domain; RimM N-terminal domain~TIGRFAM: 16S rRNA processing protein RimM) → MTERFLEIGKIVSPQGLRGEVRVYPNSDFPQRFLEPGQRWLLRPGETQPQPIKLIKGRYLDSKGLYVVQLEAITDRDQAEALRDCRLLVPESDRPPLNEDEFHVSDLLGLKVFNQADQTLIGEVVNVLTAGNDLLEVQRQPSPDSQKPGTVLIPFVKAIVPVINLAQQRIEITPPTGLID, encoded by the coding sequence ATGACAGAACGCTTTCTTGAAATTGGCAAAATTGTGTCGCCCCAGGGCTTAAGAGGAGAGGTGCGAGTTTATCCCAACTCTGATTTTCCTCAGCGTTTTTTAGAACCAGGGCAACGTTGGTTGCTGCGTCCGGGTGAAACACAACCTCAACCGATCAAACTCATCAAGGGGCGTTATCTAGACAGCAAAGGATTGTACGTGGTGCAGTTAGAAGCCATTACAGATCGAGATCAGGCAGAAGCTTTGCGGGATTGCAGACTGTTGGTACCTGAAAGCGATCGTCCCCCCCTCAACGAGGATGAGTTTCATGTATCCGATCTCTTAGGGTTGAAGGTGTTCAACCAGGCTGATCAAACCTTGATCGGGGAAGTAGTCAATGTGTTGACGGCTGGCAACGATTTGCTGGAAGTACAGCGACAGCCATCACCTGATTCCCAAAAACCTGGAACAGTTCTCATTCCCTTTGTGAAAGCGATCGTGCCAGTGATCAACTTGGCGCAACAACGGATTGAGATTACGCCTCCAACAGGATTGATCGATTAG
- a CDS encoding (p)ppGpp synthetase, RelA/SpoT family (IMG reference gene:2510094559~PFAM: HD domain; ACT domain; TGS domain; Region found in RelA / SpoT proteins~TIGRFAM: (p)ppGpp synthetase, RelA/SpoT family), with amino-acid sequence MNLTAPASPIEFVVPDWLRECQSARNMAPDCSESQIPRADADLICRAFDFAYQLHQGQYRASGEPYIIHPVAVAGLLRDLGGGSVMIAAGFLHDVVEDTDVTADELETLFGKEVRTLVEGVTKLSKFNFSSKTERQAENFRRMFLAMAQDIRVIVVKLADRLHNMRTLEHLPDAKRRQIALETREIFAPLANRLGIGRFKWELEDLAFKYLEPDAYRNVQELVAEKRTDREARLSNIVSALRERLTQVGIRVFDISGRPKHLYGIYQKMQRQQKGYEEIYDVAAVRIIVDSNEECYRSLAIVHDMFRPIPGRFKDYIGLPKPNRYQSLHTVVIGNTGRPLEVQIRTLEMHHVAEYGIAAHWKYKETGNSSTPLTGMDEKFTWLRQLLDWQSDLKDAQEYLESIKDDLFDGEVYVFTPNGDVVSLSRGATPVDFAYRIHTEVGNHCAGARVNGRMATLDTALKNGDIVEIITNKNSRPSLDWLNFVVTASARNRIRQWYKRSHREENIARGREMLERELGKNGFEALLKSAPMLATAERCNYHSVDDLLAALGYGEVTLNLTVNRLREAVKAQQPIATDPQLLLPSLPVTKTLPSLPAGKSPIAGVEGLLYHLAGCCTPVPGEPIIGVVTKGNRGISIHRQGCPNTEQIPGDRLVPVSWNPLNEDSSRPQTYPVDIQIEVIDRVGVLKDILSRLTDNNINVRNAQVKTFPDQTAVIDLGIDIRNHDQLERTFAQIRKLSDVLNMRRLSQADN; translated from the coding sequence ATGAACCTAACGGCTCCTGCATCTCCTATTGAATTTGTTGTCCCCGACTGGCTCCGAGAGTGCCAATCGGCTCGAAACATGGCGCCCGACTGTAGCGAGTCTCAAATCCCTCGAGCAGACGCTGATCTAATTTGTCGGGCATTCGATTTTGCCTACCAGTTACATCAAGGGCAATATCGAGCATCTGGCGAACCCTACATCATTCATCCAGTGGCGGTTGCAGGGCTACTTCGAGATTTGGGGGGTGGAAGTGTGATGATTGCTGCGGGCTTTTTGCACGATGTTGTTGAAGACACAGATGTTACAGCCGATGAGCTAGAAACGTTGTTCGGGAAAGAAGTAAGAACTCTGGTTGAAGGAGTCACCAAGCTTTCCAAATTTAACTTTTCGAGCAAAACTGAACGTCAGGCTGAGAACTTTCGCCGCATGTTTTTGGCAATGGCGCAAGACATTCGGGTGATTGTGGTAAAGCTGGCAGACCGCTTGCACAACATGCGGACACTAGAGCATCTGCCTGATGCGAAACGGCGACAAATCGCACTGGAAACCCGGGAGATCTTTGCACCGTTAGCTAATCGTCTGGGAATTGGGCGCTTTAAGTGGGAACTAGAGGATCTAGCGTTTAAGTATCTGGAGCCAGATGCATATCGGAATGTGCAGGAACTTGTTGCCGAGAAACGAACAGATCGCGAAGCTCGATTGTCTAACATTGTGTCTGCCCTGCGAGAGCGATTAACTCAGGTGGGTATTCGGGTGTTTGACATTAGCGGTCGTCCTAAACATTTGTATGGCATTTACCAAAAGATGCAGCGTCAGCAGAAGGGCTATGAAGAGATTTATGATGTTGCGGCAGTCCGGATTATTGTGGACTCCAATGAGGAGTGCTATCGATCGCTGGCGATCGTGCATGATATGTTCCGCCCCATTCCTGGACGCTTCAAAGACTACATTGGTTTACCTAAACCGAATCGCTATCAATCCCTCCATACCGTTGTTATTGGCAATACCGGACGCCCCTTAGAAGTTCAGATCCGCACCCTAGAGATGCATCACGTTGCCGAATATGGGATTGCGGCGCACTGGAAATACAAGGAAACCGGAAATTCGTCTACGCCACTAACTGGAATGGATGAAAAATTCACCTGGTTGCGGCAACTGCTAGATTGGCAATCTGATCTAAAGGATGCTCAGGAATATCTGGAAAGCATCAAAGACGATTTGTTTGACGGAGAGGTGTATGTGTTTACCCCCAATGGGGACGTAGTCTCACTCAGTCGGGGAGCAACACCTGTTGACTTTGCTTATCGAATTCATACAGAGGTAGGTAACCATTGCGCCGGGGCGCGGGTAAACGGACGCATGGCAACGTTAGATACGGCATTGAAAAATGGCGATATCGTTGAAATTATCACGAACAAAAATTCTCGCCCTAGTCTGGATTGGCTGAACTTTGTGGTGACTGCCAGTGCCCGAAATCGGATTCGGCAATGGTATAAGCGATCGCACCGTGAGGAAAACATTGCTCGGGGACGCGAAATGCTGGAACGTGAACTGGGCAAGAATGGCTTTGAAGCCTTGCTAAAGTCAGCTCCAATGCTAGCAACCGCAGAACGATGTAATTACCATAGTGTGGATGATCTGTTGGCAGCATTGGGCTACGGCGAGGTTACCCTCAACCTTACAGTCAACCGTCTGCGGGAAGCCGTCAAAGCACAACAGCCAATCGCAACTGATCCTCAACTGCTGTTGCCCAGCTTACCAGTCACCAAAACCTTACCCTCACTTCCCGCTGGTAAATCTCCGATTGCTGGAGTTGAAGGGTTACTTTACCATCTCGCTGGGTGTTGTACGCCTGTGCCAGGAGAGCCAATTATTGGGGTTGTAACCAAGGGCAATCGGGGGATTTCCATTCATCGGCAAGGTTGCCCTAATACCGAGCAAATTCCGGGCGATCGCCTCGTGCCAGTCAGTTGGAATCCGCTGAACGAAGATAGCAGTCGTCCACAAACCTATCCAGTAGATATTCAGATTGAAGTGATTGACCGGGTGGGAGTGCTCAAAGACATTCTGTCTCGCTTGACAGATAACAATATCAACGTTCGCAATGCTCAAGTCAAAACTTTCCCTGACCAGACAGCAGTGATTGATTTAGGGATTGATATCCGCAACCATGACCAATTAGAACGAACCTTTGCTCAAATTCGCAAGCTTAGTGATGTCCTCAATATGCGTCGTTTAAGCCAGGCAGATAATTAG
- a CDS encoding alpha-glucan phosphorylase (IMG reference gene:2510094555~PFAM: Carbohydrate phosphorylase; Protein of unknown function (DUF3417)~TIGRFAM: alpha-glucan phosphorylases) produces the protein MVSTVSSNPAARLSAKLPRSLKRLADLAYNYWWCWVADQVSLFELINPDEWDRCGHNPISLLETVSYERLTQLSIDPLYLKRVNALVAEFDRYMAAENTWASRVAPQISQQHPVAYFCAEFGLHESLPVYSGGLGILAGDHLKSASDLGVPMVGIGLLYRQGYFRQRLNRDGWQEDYYVDAPFERMPLELLKNEQGEPYVVEVQVRQRLVKVQIWKVQVGRVALYLLDTNRDDNDPIDRWLTGHLYGGNQETRIAQEIILGIGGVRALQALGIEPGIYHLNEGHAAFCLLEVARLEIQRTGKSFYDIEASVRDRCVFTTHTPVPAGHDVFSADLMDSFFAQYWGQLGLSREQFLALGARRLGDPWEPFGMTVLALRLCRTANGVSELHGQVSRQMWNVLYPDKTEDNVPIGYVTNGVHASTWTASLLSDLYSQYLDAEWFNKVFDPSLWTKVDQIPNEELWWRHMVLKERLVAHARFKIKQSRSNRGETPEAIAAADQILDPNILTIGFARRFSPYKRGDLLLRDAERAIKIFSNPERPVQIIFSGKAHPADEEGKRIIQRLIEWCKQPAVQNRVAFIEDYDMYTARKLVQGVDVWLNNPRRPLEASGTSGQKVCFNGGLNCSVLDGWWCEGYQADANGKGLNGWAIGEDAHTSNQELQDKIDADSLYKLLEEEIVPLYYNQDASGVPHGWIAMMKASLKTNGLAFNTHRMIADYVTRIYAPGTKADVGQSLAKVPM, from the coding sequence ATGGTAAGTACTGTTTCATCCAACCCAGCTGCTCGTTTAAGCGCTAAACTTCCCCGTTCTCTAAAACGGCTGGCAGATCTAGCGTATAACTACTGGTGGTGCTGGGTCGCTGACCAAGTTTCTCTGTTCGAATTAATCAACCCGGATGAGTGGGATCGCTGTGGACATAATCCGATCTCCCTGCTGGAAACAGTTTCCTACGAGCGTCTGACGCAACTCTCCATTGATCCGCTTTACTTAAAGCGGGTAAACGCGCTTGTCGCTGAGTTTGATCGGTATATGGCGGCTGAAAATACCTGGGCAAGCCGCGTGGCACCACAAATTTCCCAACAACATCCCGTTGCCTATTTCTGTGCTGAGTTTGGGCTACACGAATCCCTCCCCGTCTATTCTGGCGGGTTAGGGATTTTGGCAGGAGACCATCTGAAATCTGCCTCTGACTTGGGTGTTCCCATGGTGGGGATCGGTTTGCTGTATCGACAGGGCTACTTTCGCCAACGGCTGAACCGGGACGGCTGGCAAGAAGATTACTACGTCGATGCCCCGTTTGAGCGGATGCCGCTAGAACTGCTCAAGAATGAACAGGGTGAACCTTACGTGGTTGAAGTGCAGGTGCGGCAACGCCTGGTCAAAGTTCAGATTTGGAAGGTGCAAGTTGGACGGGTTGCACTCTACTTACTAGATACCAACCGAGACGATAATGACCCCATTGATCGCTGGCTAACTGGTCACTTGTATGGCGGCAATCAGGAAACTCGCATTGCTCAAGAAATTATTTTGGGAATTGGCGGTGTTCGAGCATTACAGGCACTTGGCATTGAACCTGGGATTTACCATCTGAACGAAGGGCACGCAGCATTTTGCCTCCTGGAGGTTGCCCGACTGGAAATTCAACGGACGGGCAAGTCGTTTTATGACATTGAAGCATCGGTGCGCGATCGCTGCGTATTCACGACCCATACTCCAGTTCCCGCGGGGCATGATGTGTTCTCCGCAGATCTGATGGACTCTTTCTTTGCTCAGTATTGGGGGCAGTTGGGGCTGTCTCGTGAGCAGTTCCTGGCATTAGGTGCTCGTCGTTTGGGTGATCCCTGGGAACCTTTTGGCATGACGGTTTTAGCATTGCGTCTTTGCCGAACTGCGAATGGTGTGAGCGAACTACATGGGCAAGTTTCGCGACAGATGTGGAATGTCCTTTATCCTGACAAGACGGAAGATAACGTTCCGATTGGTTACGTGACAAATGGTGTTCATGCCTCAACCTGGACAGCCTCTTTGCTGAGTGATTTGTATTCTCAATATTTAGATGCTGAATGGTTCAACAAAGTGTTTGATCCTAGCCTTTGGACAAAAGTGGATCAGATCCCCAATGAGGAACTGTGGTGGCGGCACATGGTATTGAAAGAACGGTTGGTTGCCCATGCGCGCTTTAAGATCAAACAGTCTCGCTCTAACCGGGGGGAAACTCCAGAGGCGATCGCAGCGGCTGATCAAATCCTGGACCCCAACATTTTGACGATTGGCTTTGCTCGTCGTTTTAGTCCCTACAAACGCGGAGATTTGTTGCTACGAGATGCCGAGCGTGCTATCAAAATCTTTAGTAATCCTGAGCGTCCAGTACAAATTATCTTTTCCGGCAAAGCACACCCTGCCGATGAAGAAGGTAAACGAATCATCCAGCGCTTGATAGAGTGGTGTAAACAACCTGCTGTGCAAAATCGAGTAGCATTTATCGAAGACTACGATATGTACACAGCACGAAAACTGGTTCAAGGCGTGGATGTTTGGCTCAATAATCCCCGTCGTCCGCTTGAGGCATCGGGAACTAGTGGTCAAAAAGTCTGCTTCAACGGTGGGCTGAACTGTAGCGTGCTGGATGGTTGGTGGTGTGAAGGTTACCAGGCAGATGCTAATGGTAAAGGATTAAATGGTTGGGCGATCGGTGAAGATGCTCATACCAGTAATCAAGAGCTTCAGGACAAGATCGACGCCGACTCGCTCTATAAACTACTGGAAGAAGAAATTGTTCCACTTTACTACAATCAAGATGCCAGCGGTGTTCCCCATGGCTGGATTGCGATGATGAAAGCTTCTCTCAAAACGAACGGTTTGGCATTCAATACCCATCGTATGATTGCGGATTACGTAACTCGCATCTATGCGCCCGGAACAAAGGCAGATGTGGGGCAAAGTTTGGCAAAAGTGCCGATGTAA
- a CDS encoding Kef-type K+ transport system, membrane component (IMG reference gene:2510094560~PFAM: Sodium/hydrogen exchanger family), producing the protein MSFLSAITHPSSHLLTFLPPPLLATAEAENAPIVLTGVLLSLVVIYLASKVGAEISKRLDFPPVLGELVAGVIIGVSAFHLVVFPESGMQASDSVIMAVLQWINGLTPDALTSIFQSQSEVVSVLAELGVIILLFEIGLESDLRQLKEVGYQATIVACVGVAVPFAAGTVGLMTLFNVPAIPAIFAGAALTATSIGITSKVLSELGRLKSKEGQIIVGAAVIDDVLGIIVLAVVASLAKTGEIDVTNVIYLIVSATAFLIGSILLGSVFNKTFVAVVDKLKTRGNIVIPAFIFAFFMAFLGNAIHLEAILGAFAAGLVLDETDARNELDELVKPIADLLVPIFFVTVGARADLGVLNPTVPENRAGLIIAVFLIVVAIVGKAVTGWAVFGQPGINRLAIGVGMIPRGEVGLVFAGIGSASGVLSKPLEAAIIIMVILTTFLAPPFLRIAFGQSTEPPTTGEPSLEPATAVSEG; encoded by the coding sequence ATGTCTTTCCTATCAGCGATTACTCATCCTTCATCTCACCTTTTGACATTTCTGCCTCCTCCCCTGCTTGCCACCGCCGAAGCTGAAAACGCCCCTATCGTACTAACTGGCGTGTTGCTTAGTCTTGTGGTGATTTATCTTGCTAGTAAGGTAGGAGCTGAAATTTCTAAGCGGTTAGATTTTCCACCTGTTTTAGGCGAACTTGTTGCTGGGGTGATTATTGGTGTCTCTGCCTTTCATCTGGTTGTTTTTCCAGAGAGTGGCATGCAAGCCTCTGATTCCGTGATCATGGCTGTGCTGCAATGGATCAATGGGCTGACTCCAGACGCCCTCACCAGTATTTTCCAGTCGCAGAGTGAAGTGGTTTCTGTTCTAGCAGAATTGGGTGTCATCATTCTATTGTTCGAGATTGGACTGGAATCAGATTTGCGCCAGCTTAAGGAAGTTGGCTACCAGGCAACTATTGTGGCGTGTGTTGGTGTGGCTGTGCCGTTTGCGGCAGGCACCGTCGGCTTGATGACCTTGTTTAATGTTCCAGCAATTCCTGCTATTTTCGCTGGAGCGGCCCTCACTGCAACCAGTATTGGGATTACGTCAAAAGTCTTGTCTGAACTGGGACGACTCAAGTCGAAAGAGGGACAAATTATTGTAGGAGCGGCGGTCATTGATGATGTGCTAGGCATTATCGTGCTGGCTGTGGTTGCTAGTTTAGCGAAGACGGGTGAAATCGATGTTACGAATGTGATTTATCTGATTGTTAGTGCAACTGCCTTTTTGATTGGTTCAATCTTGCTAGGCAGCGTCTTCAACAAGACCTTTGTTGCCGTGGTAGATAAGCTCAAGACTCGCGGTAATATTGTCATTCCTGCTTTTATCTTTGCCTTTTTTATGGCATTTCTGGGCAATGCGATTCACCTGGAAGCGATTTTGGGTGCCTTTGCCGCGGGGCTAGTGCTGGATGAGACGGATGCCCGGAATGAGTTGGATGAATTGGTAAAGCCGATCGCAGATTTGTTAGTACCAATCTTCTTTGTTACTGTCGGTGCCAGAGCCGATTTGGGCGTTCTAAATCCGACGGTTCCGGAAAATCGGGCGGGTTTGATCATTGCTGTGTTTCTGATTGTTGTTGCAATTGTGGGCAAAGCTGTAACAGGTTGGGCGGTGTTTGGGCAACCGGGAATTAACCGTCTGGCGATCGGTGTAGGAATGATTCCACGGGGTGAAGTTGGATTGGTGTTTGCAGGCATCGGTTCTGCCAGTGGCGTACTCAGTAAACCGCTGGAAGCCGCAATTATTATCATGGTGATTCTGACTACCTTTCTGGCACCTCCATTTCTCCGAATTGCTTTTGGTCAATCAACAGAGCCACCCACAACAGGTGAGCCTTCGCTAGAACCAGCAACAGCAGTGAGTGAAGGGTGA
- a CDS encoding hypothetical protein (IMG reference gene:2510094558), with the protein MNLAQFSLIVCSTILVFAPAVAQSAQAKDTEFSESAQAQSGSEQLSTYAWGSLGTASLVSDPQVPRGCICNRCLQSAERLQGQFPKF; encoded by the coding sequence ATGAATCTTGCTCAGTTTAGCCTTATCGTTTGTTCTACTATCCTGGTTTTTGCACCAGCAGTTGCTCAGTCTGCTCAGGCAAAGGACACCGAATTTTCAGAGTCCGCTCAAGCCCAGTCTGGCAGTGAACAGCTTTCTACTTATGCCTGGGGGAGTCTTGGAACAGCCAGTTTGGTGAGTGACCCTCAAGTTCCAAGAGGATGTATATGCAATCGTTGTTTGCAGTCGGCTGAACGATTGCAAGGTCAGTTTCCTAAGTTTTGA